The following are encoded in a window of Arthrobacter sp. NicSoilB4 genomic DNA:
- a CDS encoding DUF4145 domain-containing protein: MNGKNFPDVPEHIASAADEAYRCRSINALRGAILLARGVVEATAKERGIDKGMLHAKIEALHAEGDIRGFTKEAAHELRYLGNDMAHGDFVNDVDADDADEVLDVMTEILSEVYQGPARVNRMKTKREGQGQTSNRSQIPSASGTG, translated from the coding sequence GTGAACGGCAAGAACTTTCCCGACGTTCCTGAGCACATCGCGTCGGCTGCTGACGAGGCATACCGTTGCCGGAGCATCAACGCGCTGCGCGGAGCCATACTCTTGGCCCGAGGGGTCGTAGAGGCAACGGCAAAGGAGCGAGGGATCGACAAGGGCATGCTGCACGCCAAGATCGAAGCGCTGCACGCCGAGGGAGACATCCGCGGCTTCACCAAAGAGGCCGCGCATGAACTTCGGTATCTTGGCAACGACATGGCCCACGGAGACTTCGTCAACGATGTGGACGCCGACGATGCGGACGAGGTTCTAGACGTCATGACCGAAATACTCAGCGAGGTATACCAAGGCCCAGCCCGTGTAAACCGCATGAAGACAAAGCGAGAAGGTCAGGGCCAGACCAGCAACAGATCTCAGATCCCAAGTGCATCTGGTACTGGATAA
- a CDS encoding L-threonylcarbamoyladenylate synthase — protein MARYFDVHPENPQARSISQAVEIVRSGGLIAYPTDSCYALGAQIGNKEALDRIRSIRQLDSKHHFTLVCKDFAQLGQFVMIDNDVFRSIKAVTPGSYTFILPATKEVPKRLLHPKKKTVGVRIPDNRVVQALLAELGEPLLSSTLLLPDEDEPLTQGWEIKERLEHVVDAVIDSGDCGSEPTTVIDYSGGTAEIVRRGMGDPTRFE, from the coding sequence ATGGCGAGATACTTCGATGTTCACCCCGAAAACCCCCAGGCGCGCTCGATCAGCCAGGCGGTGGAAATCGTCCGCTCCGGCGGGCTGATCGCGTATCCCACCGATTCGTGTTACGCCCTCGGCGCGCAGATCGGGAACAAGGAGGCCCTGGACCGGATCCGGAGCATCCGCCAGCTTGATAGCAAGCACCATTTCACACTGGTCTGCAAGGACTTTGCGCAGCTGGGACAGTTCGTGATGATCGACAACGATGTGTTCCGCAGCATCAAGGCCGTCACGCCCGGAAGCTACACCTTCATCCTGCCCGCCACCAAGGAAGTCCCGAAGCGGCTGCTGCACCCGAAGAAGAAGACGGTCGGCGTGCGCATCCCGGACAACCGGGTGGTCCAGGCCTTGCTGGCCGAACTGGGCGAGCCGCTGCTCTCGAGCACACTGTTGCTGCCTGACGAGGACGAGCCCCTGACCCAGGGCTGGGAAATCAAGGAACGGCTTGAGCATGTGGTGGACGCCGTGATCGACTCCGGGGACTGTGGCTCCGAGCCCACTACCGTTATTGACTACTCCGGCGGCACCGCG